A stretch of the Rhinoderma darwinii isolate aRhiDar2 chromosome 3, aRhiDar2.hap1, whole genome shotgun sequence genome encodes the following:
- the MESD gene encoding LRP chaperone MESD codes for MAAIRVRGLSVCLLLVLSLTAAAEEEKRKKKDIRDYNDADMARLLEQWEKDDDIEEGDLPEHKRKPAPVDFSKLDPKNPESILQMTKKGKTIMIFATVTGDPTEKETEEITSLWQGSLFNANYDIQRFIVGSNRVIFMLRDGAFAWEVKDFLVGQDRCADVTLEGQVYPGKGGDGSMTAKNLSKPDNKKKSDSKKSTSSTETNRASAAKEDL; via the exons ATGGCGGCTATCCGTGTGAGGGGGCTAAGTGTCTGTCTGCTGCTTGTTCTAAGTCTCACAGCGGCggcagaggaggagaagagaaagaagaaagaTATCCGGGACTACAATGACGCCGACATGGCCCGGCTGCTGGAACAATGGGAG AAAGATGATGACATAGAAGAAGGTGACCTGCCCGAACACAAAAGAAAACCCGCCCCTGTAGACTTCTCAAAGCTTGATCCGAAGAACCCAGAGAGCATCCTGCAGATGACCAAGAAGGGCAAGACTATCATGATCTTTGCCACTGTCACTGGAGACCCAACGGAGAAGGAAACGGAAGAGATAACAAGCCTGTGGCAGGGCAGCCTATTCAATGCCAACTATGACATTCAGAG GTTTATTGTGGGATCAAATCGGGTGATCTTTATGCTCCGTGATGGTGCCTTTGCCTGGGAGGTGAAGGACTTCCTTGTGGGTCAGGACAGGTGTGCGGATGTGACACTGGAAGGACAGGTGTACCCGGGCAAGGGAGGAGATGGCAGTATGACAGCCAAGAACCTGAGCAAACCAGATAACAAGAAAAAAAGTGACAGCAAAAAGTCAACGTCGTCCACCGAAACGAACAGAGCATCTGCTGCCAAGGAAGATTTATGA